Proteins encoded together in one Amblyomma americanum isolate KBUSLIRL-KWMA chromosome 1, ASM5285725v1, whole genome shotgun sequence window:
- the LOC144094133 gene encoding carboxy-terminal kinesin 2-like, whose protein sequence is MSQPPSQPSGSGQKTAETGVRRRSPSRRSIHGPGCLRRSVSTSAISEDQPVNTAEPPKRTSPGAVMPKRRSTCKRSAAQGHGCLRKSVSTTDITEDRPATTAEPPKRTRPGAVVPKRHSLCKRSAAQGHGCMRRSVSTTDITEDRPATTLEPPKRTRPGAVVPKRRSPIKRTTAQGRGNLRKSLSTTDVNVSKPENNAEQHKRPRPGAVKPAPSSKEKRNVPAGCAASLATGVKSSARPKAPPATTALASSAAGKRKLWDLEGRIHDLEVKIKGLPGGKEQLILQNTTRQQDLERLTADLSAERIKNSDLSATVSELQSALCTAEAKLSEALSERDLLTLRLASAEEKVATLQRSYAETKGALAELRCERTALMAAQESLAADKERLESMVADLRAKLAAQEEQLHVSEQDRRALHNSLQELKGNIRVFCRLRPLLPTEDAPKRPFLTLPDERTVQVLRTEPKAQRETVLTFSFDRVFPGAASQATVYAEVSELVQSTLDGYNVCIFAYGQTGAGKTHSMEGDEEGEHRGIIPRALHQVFEASQKQPHWTYTMVASFVEVYNETLRDLLVPPSQGDKAPPLKLKTTSKNGLITVVNLTEVPVKSAQHIGQLLQCARKNRVVAATKCNERSSRSHSVFRLDITGHNSYTQLDCRGRLNMVDLAGSERLSESQVEGVRLRETQTINSSLANLNNVIVALSNRSSHVPYRNSKLTHLLMDSLGGNSKTLMLLNISPREENLMETINSLRFATTVNKCQIGIASKNP, encoded by the coding sequence ATGAGCCAGCCGCCTTCCCAGCCCAGTGGCTCAGGCCAGAAGACAGCAGAGACAGGGGTGAGACGTCGCTCCCCTAGCAGGCGTTCAATTCATGGGCCCGGGTGTTTGCGCAGAAGTGTCAGCACCTCAGCCATCTCTGAGGACCAGCCAGTGAACACCGCGGAGCCGCCCAAGCGGACCAGCCCTGGTGCCGTCATGCCGAAGCGGCGTTCCACTTGCAAGCGTTCAGCAGCTCAAGGACACGGGTGTTTGCGCAAAAGCGTCAGCACCACAGACATAACAGAGGACCGGCCAGCGACCACCGCGGAGCCGCCCAAGCGGACCCGCCCTGGTGCCGTCGTGCCGAAACGGCATTCCCTTTGCAAGCGTTCAGCAGCTCAGGGACACGGGTGCATGCGCAGAAGCGTCAGCACCACAGACATAACAGAGGACCGGCCAGCGACCACCCTGGAGCCGCCCAAGCGGACCCGCCCTGGTGCCGTCGTGCCGAAACGCCGTTCCCCTATCAAACGCACCACGGCTCAGGGACGCGGAAATCTGCGCAAAAGTCTCAGCACTACAGACGTAAATGTCAGCAAACCGGAGAACAACGCGGAGCAGCACAAGCGGCCCCGCCCTGGAGCCGTCAAGCCAGCACCATCCAGCAAGGAGAAGCGGAACGTGCCAGCTGGTTGTGCTGCCAGCCTTGCTACCGGAGTCAAAAGTAGTGCACGGCCCAAAGCCCCCCCTGCGACGACGGCGCTGGCTTCGTCGGCAGCTGGAAAGAGGAAGCTTTGGGACCTCGAGGGACGGATCCACGACCTCGAGGTGAAGATCAAAGGCCTGCCAGGGGGAAAGGAGCAGCTCATACTCCAGAACACCACCAGGCAGCAAGATCTCGAGAGGCTGACTGCTGATCTAAGTGCGGAGCGAATTAAGAATTCGGACCTCTCGGCGACGGTATCAGAACTCCAGTCTGCCCTCTGCACAGCGGAGGCCAAGTTGAGTGAAGCTCTGTCGGAGCGGGACTTGCTCACCCTTCGGCTGGCATCTGCAGAGGAAAAAGTGGCGACACTGCAGAGGTCGTATGCCGAGACCAAGGGAGCATTAGCAGAGCTTCGTTGCGAGCGTACAgccctcatggcagcacaagaaTCTTTGGCGGCCGATAAGGAGCGGCTCGAGTCGATGGTCGCCGACCTCCGCGCAAAGTTGGCGGCACAAGAGGAACAGCTACACGTGTCAGAGCAGGACCGCCGGGCACTGCACAACAGCCTTCAAGAACTAAAAGGAAATATCCGCGTGTTCTGCCGTCTGCGCCCCCTCCTACCCACCGAGGACGCTCCGAAGCGACCTTTCTTGACGCTGCCAGATGAGCGGACTGTCCAGGTGCTCCGCACAGAACCGAAGGCCCAGCGGGAGACGGTGCTCACCTTCAGCTTCGACCGGGTGTTCCCGGGTGCGGCCAGCCAGGCGACGGTGTATGCCGAGGTCTCCGAGCTGGTGCAGAGTACACTTGATGGCTATAATGTCTGCATATTTGCTTATGGCCAAACAGGCGCCGGGAAGACTCACAGCATGGAAGGAGACGAGGAAGGCGAACACAGGGGCATCATTCCGCGCGCTCTCCACCAGGTCTTCGAGGCGTCCCAGAAGCAGCCCCACTGGACGTATACGATGGTGGCAAGCTTCGTGGAGGTCTACAACGAGACCCTGCGCGACCTCCTGGTGCCTCCATCCCAGGGAGACAAGGCTCCGCCCCTGAAGCTCAAGACTACCAGCAAGAACGGGCTTATCACAGTGGTCAACCTGACTGAGGTGCCAGTGAAGTCAGCCCAGCATATTGGCCAGCTGCTGCAGTGTGCGCGGAAGAATCGGGTCGTGGCCGCCACCAAGTGCAACGAGCGGTCATCCCGGTCCCACTCGGTCTTCCGCCTGGACATCACAGGCCACAACTCATACACTCAACTCGACTGTCGAGGCCGGCTGAACATGGTAGACCTAGCTGGCAGCGAGCGGCTTTCGGAGTCGCAGGTGGAGGGGGTGCGCCTACGGGAGACCCAGACTATCAACAGCTCCCTGGCTAACTTAAACAACGTCATTGTTGCTCTTTCCAACCGGTCTAGCCACGTGCCGTATCGAAACTCCAAGCTGACGCACCTCCTCATGGATAGCTTGGGCGGCAACAGTAAAACGCTCATGTTACTGAACATTTCGCCGCGAGAGGAGAACTTGATGGAGACGATAAATTCGTTGCGTTTCGCCACAACGGTCAACAAGTGCCAGATCGGAATAGCAAGCAAGAATCCCTAA